The following are encoded together in the Phaseolus vulgaris cultivar G19833 chromosome 9, P. vulgaris v2.0, whole genome shotgun sequence genome:
- the LOC137821265 gene encoding uncharacterized protein, whose translation MAGNKRVVKLISSTHPLEVNTKMQRAEDESGTMEFTYSHNNTLLTMKITQEICSGSVKALCIHLEEKTGKGSATLTLRVTENMTYGILCNYLKTKFVRCYDSDKDNYCMPPFLEREVVSYLCRESGSGGCFTLEKKKEECGAVVRVKATHDFIVGEETMHVKVRIRYDDDESKKELKVEVEGPVKLTTEYMKHVLSKSERRMCAAVEASTVGNDAVKASTEVKDAVQASTKVKDAVQASTEIKDAVQASTEVKNVFEVIETLRAAGLLTFKNILELFPRIQPTIQPRIQPTVQPSIPYSFNESGPRLQRGQRRIEHIQNRA comes from the coding sequence ATGGCAGGAAATAAGAGGGTTGTGAAGCTGATTTCTAGCACTCATCCATTGGAAGTGAACACCAAAATGCAGAGAGCCGAAGATGAGAGTGGAACCATGGAGTTCACATACTCCCACAATAATACCCTCCTAACTATGAAGATAACCCAAGAGATTTGCTCCGGTTCTGTAAAAGCCCTGTGCATTCACCTAGAGGAGAAGACTGGTAAGGGTTCCGCTACTCTCACCCTGCGAGTAACGGAAAACATGACGTACGGCATTCTATGCAATTACTTGAAAACTAAATTCGTGAGGTGCTATGATTCAGATAAGGACAATTACTGCATGCCACCTTTCCTAGAGAGAGAAGTGGTTAGTTACTTATGTCGGGAGAGTGGTTCCGGAGGGTGTTTCACTCtggagaagaagaaggaggagtGTGGAGCGGTGGTGAGGGTGAAGGCCACGCACGATTTCATCGTTGGCGAAGAGACCATGCACGTGAAAGTGAGAATAAGGtatgatgatgatgaaagtAAAAAAGAGTTGAAAGTTGAAGTTGAAGGACCAGTGAAGCTTACGACGGAGTATATGAAACATGTGCTTTCCAAATCGGAGAGGAGGATGTGCGCTGCGGTTGAGGCAAGTACAGTAGGAAACGACGCCGTTAAGGCAAGTACCGAAGTCAAGGACGCCGTTCAAGCAAGTACCAAAGTCAAGGACGCTGTTCAAGCAAGTACCGAAATCAAGGACGCCGTTCAAGCAAGTACCGAAGTCAAGAACGTCTTTGAGGTAATTGAAACCTTAAGGGCGGCTGGTCTGTTGACCTTTAAAAACATCCTGGAGCTGTTTCCGAGGATTCAGCCAACAATTCAGCCGAGGATTCAGCCGACCGTTCAGCCGAGTATTCCTTACAGTTTTAACGAATCTGGGCCACGTTTGCAACGTGGGCAACGTCGGATAGAACACATCCAAAACAGAGCGTAA